The following are from one region of the Streptomyces rubrogriseus genome:
- a CDS encoding NAD-dependent protein deacetylase, which yields MRMRPTLSWTPGADLPPGTTDLAPVADALRAGGVLVLSGAGISTESGIPDYRGEGGSLSRHTPMTYQDFTAHPEARRRYWARSHLGWRTFGRARPNAGHRSVAAFGRHGLLTGVITQNVDGLHQAAGSEGVVELHGSLDRVVCLSCGVLSPRRELARRLEEANVGFSPVAAGINPDGDADLTDEQVGDFRVVPCTVCGGILKPDVVFFGENVPPRRVEHCRELVRTASSLLVLGSSLTVMSGLRFVRQAAEEGKPVLIVNRDATRGDRLAVTRIALPLGPALTTVTDRLGLGVQDAAEDAATA from the coding sequence ATGCGCATGCGGCCCACTCTGAGCTGGACCCCGGGAGCGGACCTGCCGCCGGGCACCACGGACCTGGCGCCCGTCGCCGACGCGCTGCGGGCCGGCGGGGTGCTGGTGCTCAGCGGGGCGGGCATCTCCACGGAGTCGGGCATCCCCGACTACCGGGGCGAGGGCGGCAGCCTGAGCCGGCACACCCCGATGACCTACCAGGACTTCACCGCCCACCCCGAGGCCCGCCGCCGGTACTGGGCGCGCAGTCACCTCGGCTGGCGCACCTTCGGCCGCGCCCGGCCCAACGCGGGACACCGGTCGGTGGCGGCGTTCGGGCGGCACGGCCTGCTCACCGGCGTGATCACCCAGAACGTCGACGGTCTGCACCAGGCCGCGGGCAGCGAGGGCGTCGTGGAACTGCACGGCAGCCTGGACCGGGTCGTCTGCCTGTCGTGCGGCGTCCTCAGCCCGCGCCGTGAACTCGCCCGGCGCCTGGAGGAGGCCAACGTCGGCTTCTCGCCGGTGGCCGCCGGGATCAACCCGGACGGCGACGCCGACCTCACCGACGAGCAGGTCGGGGACTTCCGGGTGGTGCCGTGCACGGTGTGCGGCGGCATCCTCAAACCGGACGTGGTGTTCTTCGGCGAGAACGTACCGCCGCGCCGCGTCGAACACTGCCGCGAGCTGGTGCGCACAGCGTCCTCGCTGCTGGTCCTCGGCTCCTCGCTGACGGTGATGTCCGGGCTCCGCTTCGTCCGCCAGGCGGCCGAGGAGGGCAAGCCGGTCCTGATCGTCAACCGCGACGCCACCCGTGGCGACCGGCTGGCCGTCACCAGGATCGCGCTCCCGCTGGGACCGGCCCTGACCACCGTGACGGACCGGCTCGGTCTCGGCGTGCAGGACGCGGCGGAGGACGCGGCGACGGCCTGA
- a CDS encoding PP2C family protein-serine/threonine phosphatase, whose product MFRKRPAPDGEELLARLASLTTRAKELAELRRSQVELAIALQRDMLPADLPAVPGIHLAACYSPAYAGLNVGGDWYDAFALPDGRIGLSVGDVQGHAIDAAAFMGQVRVGLRALASVTSEPGDLLACTNELVLSLNKDLFATCTFMRYDPATGLLESARAGHIPCVRATADGRAEVCRDEGGPPLGVLEGTEYPVTRYRLATGGVFVLVTDGVVEGPSLSVDEGLERVVRLASLAAAVGMEADALAAAVLKNAELIGHEDDAAVLVVGHDRRGATRGVTP is encoded by the coding sequence ATGTTCCGCAAGCGTCCCGCACCTGACGGTGAAGAGCTGCTCGCCCGGCTGGCCTCACTGACCACACGGGCGAAGGAGCTCGCCGAACTGCGGCGGTCGCAGGTGGAGCTGGCGATCGCCCTGCAGCGCGACATGCTCCCCGCGGACCTGCCCGCCGTCCCCGGCATCCACCTGGCCGCGTGCTATTCGCCCGCGTACGCCGGGCTCAACGTGGGCGGCGACTGGTACGACGCCTTCGCTCTCCCCGACGGCCGCATCGGCCTCTCCGTCGGCGACGTCCAGGGCCACGCCATCGACGCGGCCGCCTTCATGGGCCAGGTCCGGGTCGGCCTGCGGGCGCTGGCCTCCGTGACCAGCGAGCCCGGTGACCTGCTGGCCTGCACGAACGAGCTGGTCCTGTCCCTCAACAAGGACCTGTTCGCCACCTGCACCTTCATGCGCTACGACCCGGCGACCGGCCTTCTGGAGAGCGCCCGGGCCGGCCACATCCCCTGCGTGCGGGCCACGGCGGACGGCAGGGCGGAGGTCTGCCGGGACGAGGGCGGACCCCCGCTGGGCGTCCTGGAGGGCACCGAGTACCCGGTGACCCGGTACCGGCTCGCCACCGGCGGAGTGTTCGTCCTGGTCACGGACGGCGTGGTGGAGGGACCCTCGCTGAGCGTCGACGAGGGCCTGGAACGGGTGGTGCGACTGGCGAGCCTCGCCGCCGCCGTCGGCATGGAGGCGGACGCGCTGGCGGCCGCCGTGCTGAAGAACGCCGAGCTGATCGGTCACGAGGACGACGCGGCCGTGCTCGTCGTCGGCCATGACAGGCGCGGCGCTACGCGCGGCGTTACGCCGTAG